tatgtacagtcaatgatcgtctttatatacagtcagttatcgcctctatatacagtcagtgatcgcctctatatacagtcagtgatcttcttgataaacagtcagtgatcgtctttatatacagtcagtgatcgtctttatatacagtcagtgttcgcctctatatatagtcagtgatagtctctatatacagtcagtgatcgtctctatatacagtcactgatcgtctttatatgcagtcagtgatcgtctctatatacagtcagtgatcgtctttatatacagtcactgatcgtcttcatgtacagtcattgatcgtctttatatacagtcagttatcgcctctatatacagtcagtgatcgtcttgatATACAGCCAGTGATCGCCTctatttacagtcagtgattgtctttatatgcagtcactgatcgtctttatatacagtcgctgatcgtctttgtatacagtcgctgatcatctttatatacagtctccagcgtctttatatacagtcaatgatcatctttatatacagtcagtgatcgcctctatatacagtcagtgatcttcttgataaacagtcagtgattgtctttatatacagtcactgatcgtctttatatatagtctctccgatcgtctttatacccagtcagtgatcgtctttatatacagtcactgatcgtctttatatacagtcaatgatcatttttatatacagtcagttatcgcctctatatacagtcagtgatcggcttgatatacagtcactgatcgtttttatatacagtcagtgatcatctttatatacagtcaatgatcgtctttatagaCAGTCAGTTGTcgcctctatatacagtcagtgatcgtcttgatatacagtcagtgatcgtctctatatacggtcagtgatcgtctttatatacagtcagtgatcgtctctatatacagtcagtgatcatctctatatacagtcagtgagcgtctgtatatacagtcagtgatcgtctttatgtacagtcaatgatcgtctttatacacagccAGTTATcgcctctatatacagtcagtgatcgtcttgatATACAGCCATTGTTcgcctctatatacagtcagtgattgtcttcatatgcagtcagtgatcgtctctatatacagtcagtgatcgtctttatatacagtcgatgATAGTCtctatatatagtcagtgatcgtctctatatacagtcactgatcgtctttatgtacagtcaatgatcgtctttgtatacagtcgctgatcatctttatatacagtctccagcgtctttatatatagtctccgatcgtgtttatatatagtcagtcaTCGTCTtgatgtacagtcagtgattgtctttatatacagacactgatcgtctttatatatagtctctccgatcgtctttatacccagtcagtgatcatctttatatacagtcactgatcgtcttcatatactgtcattgatcgtctttatatacagtcagttatcacctctatatacagtcagtgattggcttgatatacagtcactgatcgtctttatatacagtcagtgatcgcctctatatacagtcaatgatcgtcttcatatacggccagtgatcgtctttatatacagtcaatgatcgtctttatagaCAGTCAGTTATcgcctctatatacagtcagtgattgtctttatatacagtcagtgattgtctttatatacagtcaatgatcgtctttatatacagtcagtgatcgtctttatatacagtcagtgatcgtcttgatATACAGCCAGTTTTcgcctctatatacagtcagtgattgtctttatatgcagtcagtgaatgtctctatatacagtcagtgatcgtctttatatacagtcagtgttcgcctctatatacagtcagtgattgtctttatatgcagtcagtgatcgtctctgtatacagtcagtgatcgtctttatatacagtcgatgatattctctatatacagtcagtgatcgtctctatatacagtcaatgatcgtctttatatacagtcagtgatcgtcttcatatacagtcaatgatcgtctttatatacagtcactgatcgtcttcatgtacagtcattgatcgtctttatatacagtcagttatcgcctctatatacagtcagtgatcgtcttgatATACAGCCAGTGATCGCCTctatttacagtcagtgattgtctttatatgcagtcactgatcgtctttatatacagtcgctgatcgtctttgtatacagtcgctgatcatctttatatacagtctccagcgtctttatatatagtcagtgatcgtcttgatgtacagtcagtgattgtctttatatacagtcactgatcgtctttatatatagtctctccgatcgtctttatacccagtcagtgatcgtctttatatacagtcaatgatcatttttatatacagtcagttatcgcctctatatacagtcagtgatcggcttgatatacagtcactgatcgtctttatatacagtcagtgatcgtttttatatacggtcagtgatcgcctctatatacagtcaatgatcgtcttcatatacggtcagtgatcatctttatatacagtcaatgatcgtctttatagaCAGTCAGTTATcgcctctatatacagtcagtgatcgtcttgatatacagtcagtgatcgtctctatatacagtcagtgatcgtctttatatacagtcagtgatcgtctccatatacagtcagtgatcatctctatatacagtcagtgagcgtctgtatatacagtcagtgatcgtctttatgtacagtcaatgatcgtctttatacacagccAGTTATcgcctctatatacagtcagtgatcgtcttgatATACAGCCATTGTTcgcctctatatacagtcagtgattgtcttcatatgcagtcagtgatcgtctctatatacagtcagtgatcgtctttatatacagtcgatgATAGTCtctatatatagtcagtgatcgtctctatatacagtcactgatcatcttcatatacagtcactgatcgtctttatgtacagtcaatgatcgtctttgtatacagtcgctgatcatctttatatacagtctccagcgtctttatatatagtctccgatcgtgtttatatatagtcagtcaTCGTCTtgatgtacagtcagtgattgtctttatatacagtcactgatcgtctttatatacagtcagtgatcgtctttatatacagtcactgatcgtcttcatatacagtcattgatcgtctttatatacagtcagttatcacctctatatacagtcagtgatcgtctttatatacagtcagtgatcgcctctatatacagtcaatgatcgtcttcatatacggtcagtgatcgtctttatatacagtcaatgatcatCTTTATAGACAGTCAGTTATcgcctctatatacagtcagtgattgtctttatatacagtcagtgattgtctttatatacagtcaatgatcatctttatatacagtcagttatcacctctatatacagtcagtgatcgtcttgatatacagtcagcgatcgtctctatatacagtcagtgatcgtcttgatatacagccagtgatcgcctctatatacagtcagtgattgtctttatatacagtcagtgattgtctttatatacagtcaatgatcatctttatatacagtcagtgatcgcctctatatacagtcagtgatcgtctctatatacagtcagtgatcgtctttatttacagtcagtgatcatctctatatacagtcagtgatcgtcttcatatacagtcagtgatcgtctttatatacagtcagtgatcatctttatagACAGTCAGTTATcgcctctatatacagtcagtgattgtctttatatacagtcagtgattgtctttatatacagtcaatgatcatctttatatacagtcagttatcacctctatatacagtcagtgatcgtcttgatatacagtcagcgatcgtctctatatacagtcagtgatcgtcttgatatacagccagtgatcgcctctatatacagtcagtgattgtctttatatacagtcagtgattgtctttatatacagtcaatgatcatctttatatacagtcagtgatcgcctctatatacagtcagtgatcgtctctatatacagtcagtgatcgtctttatatacagtcagtgatcgtcttcatatacagtcagtgatcgtctttatatacagtcagtgatcgtcttgatttacagccagtgatcgtcttcatatacagtcagtgatcgtctttatatacagtcgctgatcttctttatatacagtcgctgatcgtctttatatacagtcgctgatcttctttatatacagtcagtgatcgtctttatatacagtcgctgatcgtctttatatacagtcagtgatcgtctttatatacagtcgatgatcgtctttatatacagtcagtgatcgtctttatatacagtcactgatcgtctttatatacagtcactgatcgtctttatatacagtcgatgatcgtctttatatacagtcagtgatcgtctttatatacagtcactgatcgtctttatatacagtcactgatcgtctttatatacagtcgatgatcgtctttatatacagtcgctgattgtcttcatatacagtcattgatcgtctttacTTATATAACCAGATAGTTTATACTAAAGATAAACTTGGCTGACCGGCCGTCCACAGCTCTTTTAAAGGCATTTTGTCTTTCAGGGAATCGTTTCGTACAAGCAGATCCGGATGAGTGACAAGGCACATGATTGAGTGTTTGCGCGGTGTCATGTGAGGCAGGTGGGAACTCTGAGCAGATATAAAGTTAGTGAGGACGGGCGGAGTCTGCAGACCTGCTCTGCTTGAAATCAAGTACAGTCTCACAAACGTGAAAGAAATCAGGACGGGAAAATGTGCGTGGACGTTTTCTGTGTGTCTCGTGAAGGCGACTGTCACGATGTCTGCACTGCCTCTGATGTGGAAAGGTGCAGTTAATGTTGAACTCTGGCCTCAGGAACGTGTCTTCATGTCCCACGTCAACCACACGGAGCCTCTGAACGTCAGCGCGCAGCAGCATCCTCAGGGGCGCCTGGAGAGACTGGCGCTCCTCCCTCTGAAAGTTCTCAACATGCTCGCTAATCTCACCAATGAAATCTCTCCCCTCGcgctggtggtgatgtcactggaGAGATACGGGGCCCGTGCTCCTGTTCCACCTGTGCTGTCGTCTGAAGGTGTCGACCAAGACTCAGGTCTCGCCCTGAGACACAGGCCACGAgttcacctctgtgtgttcGTCACGTGTTTATCGTAGAGCAAGGACGACGCTGTGCAGGCCTGAAGTCTGAGACCACTCAGCCACTCGTGGCCCTATAGACGTAGTAGACGTGGTGTAGTCAGTGTGATGAAAAATCATAGAAGCCTGACAAAGGTCGACCAGTGACacaggagcagagacacaaGTAAAGTGAAAAATGACCAGATTCATCGTCTCAGCTCCTCTTGTATATTCTGTACTTGATTACATCTCCTCATGTTGTCTACGCCAAATCTTAATGTGTAAAATTAGAAATTGATTTCGTACATTATTTTTAGGTCCATAATTATTGTATCATTAttacatagagtaactacagGGGTCAGGTGGCTGCATAAAGGCAGTTAAAAGAAGTACAATTCTCTGAAATGCAGTAAAGATAAAGTACTGAGGCTCACACAGCAGGTGTTTGTACAAATATACATCTGTTCAACTGTACAAATATACAACTGTTCATCTTTACAATTGTACAAATATACAACTGTACAACTGTTCAACTGTACAAAAATACAACTGTACAACTGTTACTGTTAAACTGTACACATATACAACAGTACAACTGTACAAATATACAACTGTTCAACTGTACAATTGTACAAATATACAACTGTACAAATATACAACTGTACAACTGTTACTGTTAAACTGTACACATATACAACTGATCAACTGTACTACTGTTCCACTGTACAAATATACAACTGTTCAactgtacaaatataaaactgttCAACTGTACAAATATACAACTGATCAACTGTACAAATATACAACTGATCAACTGTACAAATATACAACTGTTCCAATTATTGTGagaacaaatgaataaaaagcacaaacacaacaattgAACGTTGCGGTCGTGGTGAGAATCACAGAACAGAAAATCGAATCCTTAATTTGGTGTTTTGATATATGAATTTATGAACGTCATCTGTTTCCCTATGCATGTTAATATACACGACAGATGCACGAGGCCAACACCactgaataaaacattgaaTCATCTCATGGACCATAACCTTTGTTTCACTGTACTACCTGCATGTGGCCACGGAGCGGCGCAATAGTCAGTGGGAGCCAGCCCcgtgcttttattgtgaaagaggTGAGGcggaagtgtgtgtgtcattgctggtgtgtgtgtgtcttgactGTGGTCcagctcctcagcctcctccggTCGTCGCCATGGTGCAGATGATGGAGTCGCAGTGCGAGTACTTCATGTATTTCCCGGCGGTGCCGATCACGGACCTGTCGGACCCGGCGCGCTACCGCACCCTGCCCCGCCGGAGCCACCTGTACCTGGGGGAGACGGTCCGCTTCCTGCTGGTGCTGCGCTGCAGGGACGCGGGGGCGACGCCGACCGAGCAGGGCTCCGGTAAgaggaaggacacacacacacacacacacacacacacacacacacacacaccatccggCTCTGgatgaaagggaggaggaggcaattttgatttttgttgtactgttcatacattcatatacatatatatgtatataaatatatatgatgaacagatcatatttatatatatatatatatacatatatatatatatatgtatatgatttttaaaatctgcTGTTTGATCATAATCTGCACGTGTctcatatttaatgtttttgtttctggcACCGGACTCTCAGTTTTCAGTTACATTCATATTAGAGTCAGAGTGAGTATgataacacacaacacaacacacacatgattaACTTTATTcacttctgaaaaaaatatttcaattaaaacgaaaagggggctgcacggtggcgtagtggtcgacacgttcgcctcacagcaagaaggttctgggttcgagtcccggttcaaaccaaccaggagtttgcatgttctccccgtgtgtgcgtgggttctctccgggttctctggcttcctcccacagtccacaggCTGtgactctgaattgaccgtaggtgtgaatgtgagagtgaatggttgtttgtctctgtacgtggccctgtgataggctgggacctgtccagggtgaaccccgcctcttgcccaatgtcagctgggattggctccagccccccgcgaccctcaagTGGATAAAACGAATGAAtggaaaaagacattttgaataaattctTCCTGCAGTTGTCCGTCCCTGGCCAGCAGGAGGTGCTGCAGCCCCCTCAGCACCCTCACTTCCAGCGTCCTTGAACAGCAGAGAAATGATTATTATGTCCTTGAGTTAATCATGTATGTGTCGTGTCCttcctccagcagggggcggcgACAGCGCGGCAGCAGCCTTCGGGTCGGAGTCGGCCAGCGGCCGGGTGTGGCGGGAGCTGGCCGGTTCCCTGTGCGCCGTGGCCAGCGTGAGTCCCGGCGAGGGCAGCCGCCACCGGGGCAACCACCACCAGCATCACCACGACTACCAGAGCAGCGGCGACGAGGCCAACGATGACGGGGAGGAGGACTATATcgcggcggcggaggcggccATCGCGGCGCTCGGCAGCAGGGTGGACTCGCGATGCCGAAGCTTCAGGGACTGCAAACCGCTGCTCATCCACAACTCGTCCGGGACAGCGTCCAGGGAGTTCCGCAGGGCGCCAGTCCAGGTGCTGGGGGGTTGTTGCTCACGTTGACAGGGAGAGTTGGACAACAAGTCCAGCAACTTTAGAAGAAATTGTGTTTGGCAGAGTTTGGATCatagactgtagataaagatggacgacatgacggctcctctaAACTGAAGTCAGATCATCATGATGCcctcgccccctggtggctgggcTGCAATTTAGGtcattagccccgccccctccatgttagcaaacgggacaaaaaaataaatgaatgtagacGTTAAATCAATGCTTCCACAGATGTTTCTGTCGTTTGAGGTCGttgtgtcctgtgtgtttgtccacgTCAGTCTCCTCTGGACGAGCCGGTGGTTTTGACGGATGAAGTGATCTTCCCTCTCACTGTCTCCCTGGACAAACTTCCTGTCAGCACCCTGAAGGTCAAGGTGAGGAGGAACATCCGTCCGTCTCCTTTCTAGATTTAGATCCTGTTCTGTTTGGTAAAATGTGAAAGTTGTGAACAGACTCAGGTGAAGTCCAGAGACTAGGGCTGCAGCAAACTTTCCTACATATGAAACGCACCTGACTGTGGTTGTGGATTTAACTGTCAGGACTTGTGTCTCTGGATCCTAaccttccctgtgtgtgtgtgtgtgtgtgtttgtgtgtgtgtgtgcgtgtgttcaggTGATGGTCACCGTGTGGAAGAAGGAGGCGGAGAAGGCGGAGGTGCATGAGCTCGGTTACCTGAGCGTCCTGCAGCAACGAGAGCCGACACACACCTTCAGACACGACCTGAACACCTTCAAGGCTCAAGgtacaacacactcacacactcacacacacacacacacacacacacacatttatagaGTAATGACCGTGTGcggctgcagggggcgctgctgctcAGGAACAGTTACACTGTGTTGATTTAACTGTAAAAAGCATAGACGTCCTGAtagtgaagccaatgctgaagcctgtattctgtgcactgaccagcagagggcggctctatgagaacgtgactctacttctcactggatttataacgtcagtaaaacattttcctgaggagtttatggttcagtctTCTTGTTCAACACACGTCGATCTCGGTCCACAGTGAGCACCACGCTGACCGTCCTGCCGCCTCCGACCGTCCGCTGTAAACAGATGACCGTCTCCGGGAGGCAACTCGCCGTCCTCAAGGGTAGGAGATCGGTTTCTCTTCAGACGAATTCCTATTGTTGTCGTAATTGTATCAGTCTGATCACTCAGTGAATTCGTTCACAGCAAGTAAACACTGAAATACAGAAATTCAGTCTGATTATCTGTTGATCAGACTCttctgaggaggaaacaaggtTTTTCCATTTATGTTGCTCGACTGTTAAAGTCCAGGTACAGGATCATCATCAGCGTCGGTAAcgaaaactaaaacatttattttaacggTTTTGAATCCATAAACTGCTGaggtttaaccatgaactttattaaCCCCCTCAGTGCTGAACGAGTCGTCTCAGGAGGAGGTGAGTATCCGGGACGTTCGGATTTTGCCGAACCTGAACGCCTCGTACCTTCCCATGATGCCAGACGGCTCCGTGCTGCTGGTGGACAACGTGTGGTACGTTGCTTGCAACACGATGACGATGTCATCATGACGTCATGTTCCGTGTGTTACAGTATGATGTCGTGTTGCATGATTACACAGAACGTTGCGCTACGTTCATTTACCATCTCTTACATTACTTCCTGTTCTTTGACGTCACGTTTTATGACGTAATAATCtgttacatttaatttcatgccAGTAAAATGATCTTCTGTTATGTAACATAATCTTTAATCGAATGTTCTCTTTGACTACGTGACATCATGTTCTTCGTGGCCGGTTGTTGGAGCTCACGctgcttcctgctctgctcCGCTCCGCAGCCACCAGTCCGGTGAGGTCGGCATGGCGTCCTACTGCAGGGTGGACAGTCTGGCCTGCCGCCTTCCCAGCATGCTCAGCGCCCTGGAGGAGCACGACTTCCTGTTCCAGCTGCACCTCAACGACATGAAGCCGGACGACTCCAACGAGGTGTCGTCACGTTGAGGCTTTTCTGTTCAAACAAATAATGACAAGTCAATATATTGATAATCAGACGCTGAGACGCAGAGAAGAACAAAGATATTTTAACACAGCAATTATTTTACAGTGAATGTTCGGCATGTCCTGCTTTATTCATGTGTGCTGCACGCTGTCTCAATtatctcactgtgtgtgtgtgtgtgtgtgtgtgtgtgtgtgtgtgtgtgtgtgtgtgtgtgtgtgtgtgtgtgtgtgtgtaggggctGGAGGT
The sequence above is a segment of the Scophthalmus maximus strain ysfricsl-2021 chromosome 2, ASM2237912v1, whole genome shotgun sequence genome. Coding sequences within it:
- the LOC118300222 gene encoding trafficking protein particle complex subunit 14-like isoform X1, translating into MVQMMESQCEYFMYFPAVPITDLSDPARYRTLPRRSHLYLGETVRFLLVLRCRDAGATPTEQGSAGGGDSAAAAFGSESASGRVWRELAGSLCAVASVSPGEGSRHRGNHHQHHHDYQSSGDEANDDGEEDYIAAAEAAIAALGSRVDSRCRSFRDCKPLLIHNSSGTASREFRRAPVQSPLDEPVVLTDEVIFPLTVSLDKLPVSTLKVKVMVTVWKKEAEKAEVHELGYLSVLQQREPTHTFRHDLNTFKAQVSTTLTVLPPPTVRCKQMTVSGRQLAVLKVLNESSQEEVSIRDVRILPNLNASYLPMMPDGSVLLVDNVCHQSGEVGMASYCRVDSLACRLPSMLSALEEHDFLFQLHLNDMKPDDSNEGLEVPLVAVLQWSTPKMPFTNCIYTHYRLPSIRLDEPRFVMTASCPSTVRVKEHFKVKYVLLNNLQDFLAVRLVWTPEGRGQVDDAALAAVVCHTPLSNLGQCRKGSTLSFSVSFQILKPGLYELSQHMKLKLQFTASVSNPPPDARPLSRKNSPSSPAMRDLLDRHQASLGRSQSFSHQQPSRSHIMRTGSAMERRAITPPVGSPVGRPLYLPPQDKSLLSLDKIAKRECKVLVVDPVG
- the LOC118300222 gene encoding trafficking protein particle complex subunit 14-like isoform X2, coding for MVQMMESQCEYFMYFPAVPITDLSDPARYRTLPRRSHLYLGETVRFLLVLRCRDAGATPTEQGSGGGDSAAAAFGSESASGRVWRELAGSLCAVASVSPGEGSRHRGNHHQHHHDYQSSGDEANDDGEEDYIAAAEAAIAALGSRVDSRCRSFRDCKPLLIHNSSGTASREFRRAPVQSPLDEPVVLTDEVIFPLTVSLDKLPVSTLKVKVMVTVWKKEAEKAEVHELGYLSVLQQREPTHTFRHDLNTFKAQVSTTLTVLPPPTVRCKQMTVSGRQLAVLKVLNESSQEEVSIRDVRILPNLNASYLPMMPDGSVLLVDNVCHQSGEVGMASYCRVDSLACRLPSMLSALEEHDFLFQLHLNDMKPDDSNEGLEVPLVAVLQWSTPKMPFTNCIYTHYRLPSIRLDEPRFVMTASCPSTVRVKEHFKVKYVLLNNLQDFLAVRLVWTPEGRGQVDDAALAAVVCHTPLSNLGQCRKGSTLSFSVSFQILKPGLYELSQHMKLKLQFTASVSNPPPDARPLSRKNSPSSPAMRDLLDRHQASLGRSQSFSHQQPSRSHIMRTGSAMERRAITPPVGSPVGRPLYLPPQDKSLLSLDKIAKRECKVLVVDPVG